A single genomic interval of uncultured Pseudodesulfovibrio sp. harbors:
- a CDS encoding ribonuclease J has protein sequence MSNSGSFTLYPFGGLGEIGMNCMAYKTDRSMALVDCGLMFPEDYHFGVDVVIPCFDFIIKNKQMLHGIVLTHGHEDHIGALPWLLQNVDVPVYGSEFTLGLVENKLREHDLDKWADLRPVRPHDRVLIGDFRFNFFPVCHSIIDGFGLGIETPAGRVVHTGDFKIDRNPLGGHATDLAAFRKFSEPGVQLLMSDSTNVEREGFALTEREIKVSLREIFSAAKGRILVSLFSSHIQRMQEVFDLADAEGRKVAVSGRSLYRNIELAREQGHLKIPKKTFIDLDRIDEYGDSELVLLVTGSQGEPLAALSRMAMEEHRQLSVKPDDLFILSSRFIPGNVRAITKVINNLYRLGAEVLYEKMHGIHASGHAHAGELTLMLETVRPRHFIPVHGEYRHLVKHRRLAVECGVDDERALVVENGQPVTFYADGLYSYDQPFSAEKILVDGKGVGDVGQSVLKERQLLAGEGMVIVVIVVDEATGEISMGPDIMSKGFVFEQQYRHLLDDAKCIVLDVHENIAPGETTKLKERIRSALRRFFRKVLGRDPVVVPLIISI, from the coding sequence ATGAGCAACTCCGGTTCCTTTACGCTCTATCCTTTCGGCGGTCTCGGTGAGATCGGCATGAACTGCATGGCCTACAAGACCGACAGGTCCATGGCTCTGGTCGATTGCGGTTTGATGTTTCCGGAGGATTATCATTTCGGTGTGGATGTCGTTATTCCGTGCTTTGATTTTATCATCAAGAATAAGCAGATGCTGCATGGAATCGTGCTGACCCACGGACATGAAGACCATATCGGCGCATTGCCGTGGCTTTTGCAGAACGTGGACGTTCCTGTTTACGGCAGTGAATTCACGCTCGGTCTGGTGGAGAACAAGCTGCGTGAACATGACCTCGACAAGTGGGCCGATCTTCGACCGGTGCGTCCGCATGACCGTGTCCTGATCGGGGATTTTCGGTTCAATTTTTTCCCGGTCTGCCATTCCATCATCGACGGGTTCGGGCTGGGGATCGAGACTCCCGCTGGCCGTGTCGTTCATACCGGCGATTTCAAGATCGACCGTAACCCGCTTGGCGGTCACGCCACGGACCTTGCGGCGTTCCGCAAATTTTCCGAACCGGGCGTGCAGTTGCTGATGTCGGATTCCACCAACGTGGAACGCGAAGGGTTCGCCCTGACCGAGCGCGAGATCAAGGTGAGCCTGCGTGAAATTTTTTCTGCCGCCAAAGGGCGCATTCTCGTTTCGCTGTTTTCCAGCCACATCCAGCGAATGCAGGAAGTGTTCGACCTTGCCGACGCCGAAGGGCGCAAAGTGGCGGTGTCCGGGCGGAGCCTGTACCGCAACATCGAGCTGGCGCGTGAGCAGGGTCATCTCAAGATTCCGAAAAAGACGTTCATCGATCTGGACCGTATTGATGAATACGGCGATTCCGAACTGGTGCTTCTGGTGACGGGATCACAAGGGGAACCGCTGGCAGCATTGTCACGCATGGCAATGGAGGAGCACCGCCAGCTTTCCGTGAAGCCGGATGATCTGTTCATCTTGTCGTCGCGTTTTATTCCGGGCAATGTCCGGGCCATCACCAAGGTCATCAATAACCTGTACCGCCTCGGGGCCGAGGTCCTGTACGAAAAGATGCACGGTATTCATGCCTCGGGCCATGCCCATGCCGGTGAATTGACCCTGATGCTTGAGACTGTCCGGCCTCGGCACTTCATTCCCGTACATGGTGAATACCGCCATCTGGTCAAGCACCGGCGTCTGGCGGTTGAGTGCGGCGTGGATGACGAGCGTGCGCTTGTCGTGGAGAACGGGCAGCCTGTGACATTTTATGCAGACGGGTTGTATTCCTATGACCAGCCGTTTTCAGCGGAGAAGATTCTCGTGGACGGCAAGGGCGTTGGCGATGTGGGCCAGAGCGTGCTCAAGGAACGTCAGCTTCTGGCGGGCGAGGGCATGGTCATCGTGGTCATCGTCGTGGACGAGGCCACCGGAGAGATCAGCATGGGACCGGACATCATGTCCAAGGGGTTCGTTTTCGAGCAGCAGTACCGGCATCTGCTCGATGATGCCAAATGTATCGTGCTGGACGTGCATGAGAACATTGCACCGGGCGAAACCACCAAGCTCAAGGAGCGCATTCGTTCGGCGTTGCGCCGTTTCTTCCGCAAGGTGCTCGGGCGTGATCCCGTGGTGGTGCCGCTTATCATCTCCATTTAG
- a CDS encoding chloride channel protein, whose protein sequence is MADTRGEPLFQRLKRPNVQYLFLAILIGVLAGYGAVLFKLVLKSMQWLFYQNTDDFLFFGSTIPVWMKIAMPAAGGLVVGLVVNFFASEAKGHGVPEVIQAIALRGGRIRKRVAAAKIFASAVTIGSGGSVGREGPMVQIGSSIGSSIGQLFKVPSVHMRTMVGCGAAAGIAATFNAPIAGVLFALEIIIGDFGVLQFSPVVLSSVTATTISRYYFGNFPHFAIPDYSIVSLWEFCFYPILGIITGLVGLTFTKILYKFEDWFEAVPIPDWIKPAIGGVLLGCVFAVFPEVFGVGYGAMNLALTNEIGLTTLFILIWVKILASSITLGSGGSGGIFAPSLFMGCMTGGAFGFVLHSILPGMTAMPGAYALVAMGGVVAGTTYAPITAILIIFEMSGTYSIILPLMLTCITATVMNSTIDRASIYTTKLLRRGIDIEAGRERHLLEHMVVKEVMTSDVVTIPESMPLSRIIWTFKTENAPYLHVVDQDQNLTGIISFRDIRTVLNEEGLLELIIADDIATKNPITITTDCTLQEALDKLTDRGVSQLPVLPSGGKRNVVGTLTESAINAAYNSAIVRDEILKED, encoded by the coding sequence ATGGCCGACACTCGGGGAGAACCGCTCTTTCAACGGCTGAAACGACCCAACGTCCAATATCTGTTTCTCGCCATCCTCATCGGCGTCCTTGCCGGATATGGTGCCGTCCTCTTCAAACTCGTTCTCAAGTCCATGCAATGGCTGTTCTATCAGAACACCGACGACTTCCTGTTTTTCGGCAGCACCATCCCGGTCTGGATGAAAATCGCCATGCCCGCAGCAGGCGGCCTCGTGGTCGGCCTCGTGGTTAACTTCTTTGCCAGTGAAGCCAAAGGCCATGGCGTGCCTGAGGTCATACAGGCCATTGCACTACGCGGCGGGCGCATCCGAAAGCGTGTGGCGGCAGCCAAGATATTCGCCTCTGCCGTGACCATCGGTTCGGGTGGTTCCGTGGGCCGGGAAGGCCCCATGGTTCAGATCGGCTCATCCATCGGCTCATCCATCGGCCAGCTCTTCAAGGTACCGAGCGTCCACATGCGGACCATGGTCGGCTGCGGTGCGGCGGCGGGCATAGCGGCCACGTTCAACGCCCCTATCGCAGGCGTGCTTTTTGCCCTTGAAATCATCATCGGAGACTTCGGGGTCCTGCAATTTTCCCCGGTGGTACTCTCGTCGGTCACCGCCACCACCATCTCACGCTACTATTTCGGAAACTTCCCGCATTTCGCCATTCCGGACTATTCCATCGTGTCGCTCTGGGAATTCTGCTTCTATCCCATCCTCGGCATCATCACCGGCCTTGTCGGCCTGACCTTCACCAAAATCCTGTACAAATTCGAGGACTGGTTCGAGGCCGTGCCCATCCCGGACTGGATCAAGCCCGCCATCGGCGGCGTCCTGCTGGGCTGCGTCTTCGCCGTGTTCCCCGAAGTATTCGGCGTGGGCTACGGCGCGATGAACCTTGCCCTGACCAATGAAATTGGACTCACCACACTTTTCATTCTCATCTGGGTAAAAATCCTCGCCTCGTCCATTACCCTCGGGTCAGGCGGATCAGGCGGTATCTTCGCACCGTCGCTGTTCATGGGCTGCATGACCGGCGGCGCGTTCGGCTTCGTGCTCCACTCCATACTACCCGGAATGACAGCCATGCCCGGAGCGTATGCCCTCGTCGCCATGGGCGGCGTTGTCGCGGGCACCACCTACGCTCCCATCACCGCCATTCTCATCATTTTCGAAATGTCCGGCACCTATTCCATCATCCTGCCGCTCATGCTCACCTGCATCACGGCCACGGTCATGAACTCCACCATTGACCGCGCCTCCATTTACACCACCAAACTGCTCCGGCGCGGCATCGACATCGAGGCCGGACGCGAACGCCACCTCCTTGAACACATGGTGGTCAAAGAGGTCATGACCAGCGATGTGGTCACCATCCCGGAGTCCATGCCGCTTTCACGCATCATCTGGACATTCAAGACCGAAAACGCCCCTTACCTGCACGTCGTTGATCAGGATCAAAACCTTACCGGCATCATCTCGTTTCGCGATATCCGCACAGTTCTGAACGAGGAAGGCCTCCTTGAACTCATTATCGCAGACGACATCGCCACGAAAAATCCGATAACGATCACGACAGACTGCACGTTGCAGGAAGCATTGGACAAGCTCACCGACCGCGGCGTATCCCAACTGCCGGTCCTGCCTTCAGGCGGAAAAAGAAATGTCGTGGGTACGCTGACCGAATCCGCCATCAACGCGGCCTACAACTCAGCCATCGTCCGTGATGAAATACTCAAGGAAGACTAA
- a CDS encoding transporter substrate-binding domain-containing protein: MLRIGTMELQPYGWVDKKGNKHGSLYALHEEVGKRYGGSYSNEIIPFVRMFEMLQQGELDMISSQPHAAAMRAGDKLAVQYLNRVVVATRRDSGVRNLDDLEGRTVLVHAGASYVELDDINFQVHYMQNYRMMLEVLFLRAGIAAAVFSEPAYYYWMYMLGLSPDDFGNVVILSEDKEQWAFVRKGLAPAVRDKLKRIVNAIRKEKVYERLLSDMRKKAESNISRGR; encoded by the coding sequence GTGCTGCGTATCGGCACCATGGAGCTACAGCCGTATGGCTGGGTTGATAAAAAGGGAAATAAGCACGGTTCTCTCTACGCGTTGCACGAAGAGGTCGGCAAAAGATACGGCGGGTCGTACTCCAATGAAATCATACCGTTTGTTCGGATGTTCGAGATGTTGCAACAGGGCGAGCTGGATATGATTTCCTCACAGCCGCATGCCGCCGCCATGCGTGCAGGGGACAAACTCGCCGTTCAGTATCTGAACAGGGTTGTTGTCGCAACACGGCGCGATTCCGGGGTAAGGAATCTGGACGATCTTGAAGGCAGGACTGTTCTGGTTCATGCCGGAGCATCCTATGTGGAACTGGATGACATCAATTTTCAGGTTCATTACATGCAGAACTACAGAATGATGCTGGAGGTGTTGTTCTTGAGGGCAGGGATCGCAGCTGCGGTATTTTCCGAACCGGCATACTACTATTGGATGTACATGCTCGGCTTGTCACCTGACGATTTCGGGAACGTTGTGATTTTGAGTGAAGACAAGGAACAGTGGGCATTTGTCAGGAAGGGGCTTGCCCCTGCGGTACGCGACAAGCTGAAGCGTATCGTGAACGCCATTCGGAAAGAGAAGGTTTATGAGCGGTTGTTGTCCGATATGAGAAAAAAGGCTGAAAGCAATATAAGCCGGGGGCGGTGA
- a CDS encoding lysophospholipid acyltransferase family protein, whose translation MFRRVFFVFLLWCVTVYYSYRMMGVDPENCTPDEYDYWGIKWGEAAVRLAGIKIEADMGDVDPEGHYVFIGNHQSNLDIPVLFEVLKKNRIRFVAKKSLFEIPIYGKALAHSGHICVDRENRRAAMKSLNEAVEKAKSGISPFIFPEGTRNMNLKELMEFKVGGMIIALKSGLPVVPIVMTNTGRIMGKGQFVIDNRPVVRVKALPVIDPSEYTIKDREKFKDDLYEMMNAAYQELLAEDA comes from the coding sequence ATGTTTCGACGTGTATTTTTCGTATTCCTCCTGTGGTGCGTAACAGTCTACTATAGTTATAGAATGATGGGGGTCGATCCCGAGAACTGTACCCCGGATGAATATGACTACTGGGGAATCAAGTGGGGTGAGGCCGCTGTCCGTCTCGCAGGTATCAAGATTGAAGCCGACATGGGAGACGTCGATCCCGAAGGACACTACGTCTTTATAGGCAACCATCAGTCGAATCTGGATATCCCTGTTTTGTTTGAGGTTCTCAAGAAGAACCGCATCCGTTTCGTGGCCAAGAAAAGCCTGTTCGAGATTCCCATTTACGGAAAGGCGCTGGCTCATTCCGGGCACATCTGTGTTGATCGGGAAAATCGCCGTGCGGCCATGAAGAGCCTGAATGAGGCCGTGGAAAAGGCCAAGAGCGGCATCTCTCCGTTTATCTTTCCCGAGGGAACCCGCAACATGAATTTGAAGGAACTCATGGAGTTCAAGGTCGGGGGCATGATCATCGCGCTCAAGTCCGGTCTGCCTGTCGTTCCGATTGTCATGACCAATACTGGCCGGATCATGGGTAAAGGACAGTTCGTCATTGATAACCGTCCCGTTGTTCGTGTGAAGGCGTTGCCTGTGATTGACCCGTCCGAGTACACGATCAAGGACCGTGAAAAATTCAAGGACGATCTGTACGAAATGATGAACGCGGCATACCAAGAACTGCTTGCAGAGGATGCCTAG
- a CDS encoding sugar porter family MFS transporter produces the protein MTDATSKRLVFIIAAVAATGGLLFGFDTGVISGALLFIKKDFALHAYMQEWVVSAVLLGCIIGAMASGRMVDILGRRISIIGTACIFAAGSVWTSSAGSVEMLIMGRVVIGLAIGVASYAVPLYISEISPPQYRGALVSLNQLLITIGIVASYLVDDGFAHSDKTWRYMFLTGTTPAVILGIGMLFLPETPCWLAGKGREDKARDILNRIMPDTDTQAELDAARKSGKESGSMRELSAPWLRPALFIGIGIMFIQQATGINTVIYYAPTIFEMAGFTSATTAITATVGVGIVNVLMTIVSIRLVDKVGRKPLLSAGMIGMVVSLSALALGFQFQTTMGDELKWITVGVLFIYIGSFAVSLGPIAWLLIAEIYPLNVRGLAMSLATLANWIFNFAISFTFLSLVETIGKAGTFWLYAAIGTLGWIFCRMYVPETKGVPLETIEANLRNGIPAGKLGDPR, from the coding sequence ATGACTGATGCCACCAGCAAACGACTCGTCTTCATCATCGCAGCTGTCGCCGCAACCGGCGGCTTGCTCTTCGGCTTTGACACGGGAGTCATTTCCGGCGCACTTCTGTTCATCAAAAAGGATTTCGCCCTGCATGCCTACATGCAGGAATGGGTGGTCAGCGCGGTGCTGCTGGGCTGCATCATCGGGGCCATGGCCAGCGGCAGAATGGTCGACATCCTCGGACGCCGCATTTCCATCATCGGTACGGCCTGCATCTTTGCCGCAGGTTCCGTCTGGACGTCCTCTGCCGGATCGGTAGAGATGCTCATCATGGGAAGAGTCGTCATCGGCCTTGCCATCGGTGTGGCCTCATACGCCGTGCCGCTCTATATTTCGGAGATTTCCCCGCCGCAATACCGCGGGGCGCTCGTCTCGCTGAATCAACTGCTCATCACCATCGGCATCGTCGCGTCCTATCTCGTGGACGACGGATTCGCCCACAGCGACAAAACCTGGCGATACATGTTCCTCACAGGCACCACCCCGGCTGTCATCCTCGGCATCGGCATGCTGTTCCTGCCAGAAACACCCTGCTGGCTCGCTGGCAAAGGACGGGAAGACAAGGCCCGTGACATTCTCAACCGCATCATGCCGGACACCGACACGCAGGCCGAACTCGACGCCGCCCGCAAGTCCGGCAAGGAATCCGGCAGCATGCGGGAACTCTCCGCTCCATGGCTGCGTCCGGCCCTGTTCATCGGCATCGGCATCATGTTCATTCAACAGGCCACGGGAATCAACACGGTCATCTACTACGCCCCGACCATCTTTGAAATGGCTGGCTTCACGTCCGCAACCACCGCCATCACCGCCACGGTCGGCGTGGGCATCGTCAACGTGCTCATGACCATAGTGTCCATACGATTGGTGGATAAGGTCGGACGCAAGCCCCTGCTCTCGGCCGGAATGATCGGCATGGTGGTCAGCCTTTCCGCACTGGCCCTCGGCTTTCAGTTCCAAACTACCATGGGGGATGAACTCAAATGGATTACTGTCGGCGTCCTGTTCATCTACATCGGTTCATTCGCGGTCAGTCTCGGCCCCATCGCATGGCTGCTCATTGCCGAAATATATCCGCTCAATGTACGCGGCCTTGCCATGAGTCTCGCCACTCTGGCCAACTGGATATTCAACTTCGCCATTTCGTTCACCTTCCTCTCACTGGTCGAAACCATTGGCAAAGCCGGAACGTTCTGGCTCTATGCCGCTATCGGAACGCTTGGATGGATATTCTGCCGAATGTACGTACCTGAAACCAAAGGCGTCCCGCTTGAGACCATCGAGGCAAATCTGCGAAACGGGATACCCGCCGGAAAACTGGGCGATCCACGATAA
- a CDS encoding elongation factor G, with the protein MSDLKTQRTYALVGHGGSGKTTVAEMLLFNAGVVNRLGKVEDGNTVLDYEPEEIKRRGSVQPGFASFKWKKNDHFLIDTPGDSNFAGDLSYSLTAADGAVLVIDAVDGVKPLTRKIWAQVQEMGMPSMIVINKMDRDRADFDLAFNGISDALGARPALLYYPIGSKENFKGVVDMLSGKALMFGEDGTVSEADIPGDIADDVEMIREAMVENIAESDEDLMEKYFEDGELSPEDITKGLQAGVASGELVPVVVASGLNNQGGQMILDAVQNLLPGPLTHKAWEGEEGERASSPDEPLACFVFKTLADPFAGQLTIVRVLSGELTADSHLLNASNDGKERVGQLLLTSGKDQNQADGAMGPGSIVTLAKLKNTATGDTLVGEKDNFILKKPEMAPQLITFALAPAEKGDEDKVYAAVAKLLDEDVTLTLSRDEESGDILLSGMGQNHIEISVEKAKRRYKADIVLKTPKVPYRETFKTGAKEIQGRHKKQSGGRGQFGDCWITIAPKTHGEGYEFIDKIVGGSIPRQFIPAVDKGVQESAARGVLAGYPVIDFEVTLYDGSYHNVDSSEMAFKVAGSLAFKAACAKAKMALLEPVMLVTVAVPDSFMGDVIGDLSSRRGKVLGSDSQAGLTEVKAHVPMAEMLKYAPDLNSMTGGQGTFFMEFASYEECPPQEAEKVIAAHKSATEAE; encoded by the coding sequence ATGTCTGATCTGAAAACACAGCGAACTTATGCACTTGTAGGCCACGGCGGCAGCGGAAAGACCACTGTCGCTGAAATGCTTCTGTTCAATGCCGGTGTGGTTAACCGCCTCGGCAAGGTCGAAGATGGGAACACCGTACTTGACTACGAGCCTGAGGAAATCAAGCGTCGCGGCTCGGTTCAGCCCGGTTTTGCCAGCTTCAAGTGGAAGAAGAACGATCATTTTCTCATTGATACTCCGGGTGACTCCAACTTTGCGGGCGACCTCTCCTACAGCCTGACCGCAGCCGACGGTGCCGTTCTGGTCATCGATGCGGTTGACGGCGTCAAGCCGCTGACTCGCAAGATATGGGCACAGGTTCAGGAAATGGGCATGCCCTCCATGATCGTCATCAACAAGATGGATCGTGACCGCGCCGATTTCGATCTGGCGTTCAACGGCATTTCCGACGCTTTGGGTGCGCGTCCGGCATTGCTCTACTATCCCATTGGTTCCAAGGAAAATTTCAAGGGCGTTGTGGACATGCTGTCCGGCAAGGCGCTGATGTTCGGTGAAGACGGTACGGTTTCCGAGGCCGATATTCCCGGCGATATCGCTGATGATGTTGAGATGATCCGTGAAGCCATGGTCGAAAACATTGCGGAAAGCGATGAAGACCTCATGGAAAAATATTTCGAGGACGGAGAGCTGTCCCCGGAAGATATCACCAAGGGCCTTCAGGCAGGCGTCGCTTCAGGCGAACTGGTTCCCGTGGTCGTCGCTTCCGGTCTGAATAATCAGGGCGGCCAGATGATTCTCGACGCAGTTCAGAATCTGCTGCCCGGACCGCTGACCCACAAGGCGTGGGAAGGCGAAGAAGGCGAGCGGGCGAGTTCCCCTGACGAACCGCTGGCGTGCTTTGTCTTCAAGACCCTTGCCGACCCGTTTGCCGGTCAGTTGACCATCGTTCGCGTCCTGTCTGGAGAGCTGACTGCCGATTCCCACCTCCTCAACGCCAGCAATGACGGCAAAGAGCGTGTGGGACAGTTGCTGCTTACCTCCGGCAAAGATCAGAATCAGGCTGACGGAGCAATGGGACCCGGTTCCATCGTGACGCTTGCCAAGCTCAAGAATACCGCCACCGGCGACACGCTGGTCGGTGAAAAGGATAATTTCATTCTGAAGAAGCCCGAGATGGCTCCGCAGCTCATCACCTTCGCCTTGGCCCCGGCCGAAAAGGGTGATGAGGACAAGGTGTATGCCGCTGTCGCCAAGCTGCTGGATGAAGATGTTACGCTGACCCTGTCCCGCGATGAGGAATCCGGTGACATCCTGCTGTCCGGTATGGGCCAGAATCACATCGAAATCTCCGTAGAGAAAGCCAAACGCCGTTACAAGGCGGATATCGTTCTCAAGACACCCAAGGTCCCGTACCGCGAGACCTTCAAGACAGGTGCCAAGGAGATTCAGGGCCGTCACAAGAAGCAGTCCGGCGGCCGTGGCCAGTTTGGTGACTGCTGGATTACTATCGCGCCCAAGACGCATGGTGAAGGATATGAGTTCATCGACAAGATCGTCGGCGGTTCCATTCCTCGCCAGTTCATTCCCGCAGTGGACAAGGGCGTTCAGGAATCCGCAGCCCGCGGTGTACTCGCCGGTTACCCGGTCATCGATTTCGAAGTGACCTTGTACGACGGCAGCTATCACAACGTCGACTCTTCGGAAATGGCATTCAAGGTCGCCGGCTCCCTGGCATTCAAGGCTGCCTGCGCCAAGGCGAAGATGGCTTTGCTCGAACCGGTCATGCTCGTTACCGTTGCCGTTCCGGATTCCTTCATGGGTGACGTCATCGGTGACCTTTCCTCCCGTCGAGGCAAGGTGCTCGGTTCCGACTCTCAGGCAGGCCTGACCGAGGTCAAGGCTCATGTGCCCATGGCAGAGATGCTCAAGTACGCTCCGGACCTCAATTCCATGACCGGCGGTCAGGGAACGTTCTTCATGGAGTTTGCCTCCTACGAGGAATGCCCGCCGCAGGAAGCGGAAAAGGTTATCGCCGCTCACAAGAGCGCCACTGAAGCCGAATAG
- a CDS encoding ParB/RepB/Spo0J family partition protein, with protein MQLSSEILTSPADTMRDTGPHLFWSDNPQESLKNSIEEFGQTTPILVQKTNDGLEVIAGHARVSILREQGKPVLARLVEEADDVEKGLLYLADNAQRPLDDAMRFAALRYFRPLMDEKRLRSDILQRLGVKPKSKDAKLFAAWLDMPENWQEHLLAGRVPLAAGIVLGRMEEADRDAVEPLFANFAWSRSNGVNMLTWLFEAGKMASCSTADIMERAGVNEILKQGLSPKDCIARLNAAVKDTRYPELSALQERFAKAAREITAGTRWRLSQPNNFETGGAEMTVQIKDADQLAKAVKDLETIAGESTWKTLWKLGGKND; from the coding sequence TTGCAGCTTTCAAGCGAGATACTCACCTCCCCGGCGGATACCATGCGCGATACCGGCCCGCATCTTTTCTGGTCGGATAACCCGCAGGAATCACTTAAAAATTCAATAGAGGAATTCGGCCAGACCACCCCGATTCTAGTTCAGAAAACAAATGACGGCCTCGAAGTCATCGCAGGCCACGCCCGCGTTTCCATACTCCGGGAGCAGGGAAAACCGGTTCTTGCCCGTCTGGTCGAAGAAGCCGACGACGTGGAAAAAGGGCTGCTGTATCTCGCTGATAACGCGCAGCGTCCGCTGGATGACGCAATGCGCTTCGCCGCCCTGCGCTACTTCCGCCCGCTCATGGATGAAAAACGGCTGCGCTCGGACATCCTGCAGCGCCTTGGCGTCAAGCCGAAAAGCAAGGATGCCAAACTGTTCGCAGCATGGCTCGACATGCCTGAAAACTGGCAGGAACACCTTCTGGCCGGACGCGTTCCCCTTGCGGCAGGCATCGTTCTCGGCCGCATGGAAGAAGCCGACCGCGACGCAGTGGAACCGCTGTTCGCCAACTTCGCATGGTCCCGCTCCAACGGCGTCAACATGCTCACATGGCTGTTCGAAGCCGGGAAAATGGCTAGCTGCTCCACGGCTGACATCATGGAACGGGCCGGAGTGAACGAAATTCTCAAACAGGGACTGTCCCCCAAAGACTGCATCGCCCGCCTGAACGCCGCCGTGAAAGACACCCGGTACCCGGAACTCTCCGCCCTTCAGGAACGCTTTGCCAAAGCCGCCCGCGAGATCACGGCCGGAACTCGGTGGCGTCTCAGCCAGCCAAACAATTTTGAAACCGGCGGCGCGGAAATGACCGTACAGATCAAGGATGCGGACCAGCTTGCCAAGGCAGTGAAAGACCTTGAAACCATAGCCGGGGAGTCCACTTGGAAAACCCTCTGGAAACTGGGCGGCAAGAATGACTAA
- a CDS encoding L-serine ammonia-lyase, iron-sulfur-dependent, subunit alpha — protein MSFTVKDVLDLQVAPALGCTEPVAIALGAAAAMSLLPGDDFDSLEVSVDPNVYKNGLAVSIPGTGGQSGLDMAAALGAVGGDAELRLEVLQPVNDAIVAGAKKALSADKVHVSLIEDQRGLLVKNVITSGKDVAECVIEGLHDNIVTLRLNGKDVDSPLIVSSGEKGESPLAAMEAWLKELSLNDLLALTDDLDSEDFAFLREGVDVNMRLAEHGLKYGLGLGVGKTLERLVRQGLIKRDMMLDARILTSGAADARMSGLPLPAMSSAGSGNHGLTAILPIWAVKDHIEDVSEKVVLEAIALSHIVTAYVKAHTGRLSAVCGCSVAAGCGATAGITFLLGGDAHHIAGAIKNLLEDLAGIICDGAKAGCALKLSTAAGTAVQAALFSLQGVSVHSTDGIIGNSSEDTMRNIGTLAVDGMIQTDQTILRIMLEKKFSDV, from the coding sequence ATGTCATTCACAGTCAAGGATGTTCTCGATCTTCAGGTTGCCCCGGCCCTCGGTTGTACTGAACCTGTAGCCATCGCTCTCGGCGCTGCCGCAGCAATGTCGCTGCTGCCGGGGGACGATTTCGATTCCCTTGAGGTTTCGGTGGACCCCAACGTTTACAAGAACGGTCTGGCGGTTTCGATTCCCGGCACGGGCGGTCAGTCCGGTCTGGACATGGCCGCAGCCCTGGGAGCCGTTGGCGGTGATGCCGAGCTGCGTCTGGAAGTACTCCAGCCTGTGAATGATGCAATCGTGGCGGGAGCCAAGAAGGCACTTTCCGCGGATAAGGTTCATGTCTCGCTTATCGAGGATCAGCGTGGTTTGCTCGTCAAGAACGTCATCACGTCCGGCAAGGATGTGGCCGAATGCGTTATCGAGGGACTGCACGACAATATCGTGACCCTCAGGTTGAACGGCAAGGATGTCGACAGCCCGTTGATCGTCAGTAGCGGTGAAAAAGGCGAAAGCCCGCTGGCCGCCATGGAGGCTTGGCTCAAGGAATTGAGTCTCAATGACCTTCTTGCCCTGACTGACGATCTGGACAGCGAGGATTTCGCTTTTCTGCGTGAAGGCGTGGACGTGAACATGCGCCTTGCCGAGCACGGGTTGAAGTACGGTCTCGGGCTCGGCGTGGGCAAGACGTTGGAACGGCTTGTCCGTCAGGGGCTTATCAAGCGGGACATGATGCTTGATGCCCGTATTCTCACTTCCGGCGCGGCAGATGCCCGCATGTCCGGGCTGCCTCTTCCGGCCATGAGTTCGGCTGGGTCCGGCAACCATGGCCTGACCGCGATCCTGCCTATCTGGGCCGTGAAGGATCATATTGAGGACGTGAGCGAAAAGGTCGTGCTGGAAGCCATTGCCCTGTCGCATATCGTGACCGCCTACGTGAAGGCGCATACCGGCAGGCTGTCCGCTGTGTGCGGCTGTTCCGTTGCCGCGGGCTGCGGTGCCACGGCAGGGATTACTTTCCTGCTGGGCGGTGATGCCCATCACATTGCCGGGGCCATCAAGAACCTCCTTGAGGATCTCGCGGGAATCATCTGTGACGGTGCCAAGGCTGGGTGTGCGCTCAAGCTTTCCACGGCGGCGGGAACCGCTGTGCAGGCCGCACTTTTCTCCTTGCAGGGTGTCAGTGTGCATTCAACGGATGGCATTATCGGGAATTCTTCCGAGGATACCATGCGGAATATCGGGACACTCGCCGTGGACGGCATGATCCAGACCGACCAGACCATCCTTCGCATCATGCTGGAGAAAAAGTTTTCGGACGTGTAG